Proteins from one Mesotoga infera genomic window:
- a CDS encoding GNAT family N-acetyltransferase: MKIYYYGDQCPWNSWARGEAKKAADYLRLSIEEFDITHLSPPVGLFFPFSILLKGITIAGPVPAQRLIKILKTGKPSEYFEPYSPNPKGSCDSIRLYSGETIVDACRICTNGDNFGIAEKGAWLERFGGKDHLCAGAVAYSGGRPVAFCEAIPSLESPYAIPAEDSMAFINCIYNAIIEPLDYRVGLLDFFLGRLRTLGYSKVGVLSGLRAPFPNGPESFFLEMGFTRTRRIPGTILMNSGIDEIVFLSREL; the protein is encoded by the coding sequence ATGAAGATTTACTACTACGGCGATCAGTGTCCCTGGAATTCATGGGCGCGCGGAGAGGCGAAAAAGGCTGCGGATTATCTGAGGTTATCGATTGAGGAGTTCGACATCACACATCTATCGCCCCCCGTCGGGCTCTTCTTCCCGTTCTCGATCCTCCTGAAAGGCATCACGATTGCCGGTCCCGTTCCCGCTCAACGACTGATAAAAATCTTAAAAACCGGGAAACCATCTGAATATTTCGAGCCGTATTCGCCAAACCCGAAGGGATCGTGCGACTCCATAAGGCTCTATTCGGGCGAGACGATCGTAGATGCGTGCCGCATATGCACTAACGGCGATAACTTCGGCATAGCCGAAAAGGGGGCCTGGCTGGAGAGGTTCGGCGGCAAAGATCACCTCTGCGCCGGAGCCGTGGCCTACTCGGGCGGCAGACCCGTAGCCTTCTGCGAGGCTATTCCCTCTCTCGAGTCACCTTACGCTATCCCGGCCGAAGACTCAATGGCCTTTATAAATTGCATTTACAACGCCATAATTGAACCTCTTGACTACAGGGTCGGATTGCTTGACTTTTTTCTTGGACGGCTGAGAACTCTGGGATATTCAAAGGTCGGCGTTCTCTCGGGGCTTCGCGCTCCCTTCCCGAACGGTCCCGAATCCTTCTTTCTTGAGATGGGGTTCACCCGGACGCGAAGAATACCCGGTACGATACTTATGAATTCCGGCATCGACGAGATAGTCTTTCTGTCCAGAGAGCTCTGA
- a CDS encoding formylglycine-generating enzyme family protein has protein sequence MKKLLAILILTAIVFLTGCPKKENQPPVVQKASGLEGIVETTTGTFTWSGDDPDGTIKKYECRKDGLIWEDVALQTTYTWNDYTSGAHTFEVRAIDDKNAISNIVVWNFTSIKQMILVEGGQFTMGDTWGDGYDDETPTHDVTITYDYYIGKYQVTFDEFDAFCDDTERTKPADAGWGRGKRPVIFVSWWDAISYCNWLSERAGLPIAYDGLGNLLDSDGEITLNPSEVVGYRLPTEAEWEYAARGGKSKSPFKYSGGDIAGDVAWYRENSYNENVGRITTWPIGLKTPNVLMIYDMSGNVHEWCSDMYSAYTSQAKTNPFVSVGTERVIRGGSFFSIERLVRVADREKLDPTYKRDGVGFRIAITAE, from the coding sequence ATGAAGAAGCTCCTTGCTATTCTTATTCTTACAGCGATCGTGTTTCTTACGGGGTGTCCAAAGAAGGAAAATCAACCTCCCGTAGTTCAGAAGGCCAGTGGACTTGAAGGAATAGTCGAAACAACGACTGGAACTTTCACATGGAGCGGAGATGATCCGGATGGAACAATCAAAAAGTACGAATGCAGAAAAGACGGGCTGATCTGGGAAGATGTTGCCCTTCAAACCACTTATACATGGAACGATTACACATCTGGAGCTCACACTTTTGAAGTCAGGGCAATTGACGATAAAAATGCTATTTCGAATATTGTTGTGTGGAACTTCACCTCTATAAAACAGATGATTCTGGTGGAGGGTGGACAATTCACGATGGGAGACACCTGGGGAGACGGTTATGACGATGAAACCCCAACACACGACGTAACCATCACGTATGACTATTACATCGGGAAGTATCAGGTGACTTTCGACGAGTTCGATGCGTTCTGCGATGATACAGAAAGGACGAAACCGGCAGATGCAGGATGGGGGCGGGGCAAACGACCGGTGATTTTTGTATCCTGGTGGGATGCGATCAGTTACTGCAACTGGCTCAGCGAAAGAGCGGGACTCCCAATTGCTTATGACGGCCTGGGAAATCTTCTCGATTCTGACGGAGAGATCACCTTAAATCCCTCGGAAGTTGTGGGATACCGCCTGCCAACCGAAGCTGAATGGGAATATGCGGCAAGAGGCGGAAAAAGCAAATCGCCATTCAAATACTCGGGAGGCGACATCGCCGGTGATGTTGCCTGGTACCGCGAAAATTCATACAACGAAAATGTCGGGAGGATAACAACCTGGCCGATAGGACTGAAAACGCCTAACGTACTCATGATTTATGATATGAGCGGCAACGTTCACGAGTGGTGTAGCGATATGTACTCAGCGTACACTTCTCAGGCTAAGACAAATCCATTTGTCAGCGTTGGTACGGAGAGAGTTATCAGAGGGGGAAGTTTTTTCAGTATTGAGAGGTTGGTGAGAGTCGCCGATCGCGAGAAACTCGATCCGACATATAAGCGAGACGGTGTAGGATTCCGTATAGCGATAACTGCCGAATAG
- a CDS encoding transposase produces MITPKDIRKVKEAVREIIPAHRQVKGRPREYSDRTIVLLYVIFILFRCSSIVEMYKMIEGKKRLLKVIGELPSRQTLSYRLRRLDIEAISRRIIESIKGGTYIIDSTPIKDITSQGIKKCKNLKFGKNRDGFFWGKKGHFIITEEGIPVKFKLTQANEDDARVGKEMLDNLNGLIIADRGYFKGNFLSQFTKEGDLRAIVRPKSRKKDSSFKQKHSQTYSKRWKIERLFQKMKESDWRFPEKGAEMISCPE; encoded by the coding sequence ATGATAACACCAAAGGACATAAGAAAAGTGAAGGAAGCGGTGAGAGAGATAATACCTGCGCACAGGCAGGTTAAAGGAAGACCCAGAGAGTACTCGGACAGAACGATAGTGTTGTTGTATGTGATTTTCATACTTTTCCGTTGTAGCTCAATCGTTGAGATGTACAAAATGATCGAAGGAAAGAAGAGGCTGCTGAAAGTGATAGGTGAGCTTCCGTCCAGGCAGACATTATCATATAGACTGAGAAGGCTAGATATTGAAGCTATAAGCAGGAGAATCATAGAAAGCATAAAAGGCGGAACATACATAATCGACTCGACACCGATAAAGGACATCACCAGTCAGGGGATAAAAAAGTGTAAGAATCTGAAGTTCGGCAAGAACAGGGACGGATTCTTTTGGGGAAAGAAGGGACATTTCATAATTACTGAAGAAGGGATACCCGTCAAATTCAAGCTGACCCAGGCCAACGAAGACGATGCTAGAGTTGGAAAGGAGATGCTCGACAATCTCAACGGTCTGATTATAGCCGATAGGGGATATTTCAAAGGGAACTTCTTGTCCCAATTCACCAAAGAAGGCGATCTAAGGGCCATAGTGAGACCGAAATCGAGAAAGAAGGATTCGAGCTTCAAGCAGAAGCACTCACAGACATATTCAAAGCGATGGAAGATAGAGAGGCTGTTCCAGAAAATGAAAGAGTCAGATTGGAGATTCCCAGAAAAGGGGGCAGAGATGATCTCCTGTCCAGAGTAA